A segment of the Labrus bergylta chromosome 11, fLabBer1.1, whole genome shotgun sequence genome:
TGGTAGCCTGCTCAAAAATATCCTGGGGGGCAAGAGGGGCACACATTCCCATGATCTTGCCTGCTGTCTTAACCAGGCTGAGGATCTGAGCTTTATATTTTACTGTTAGAATACCAAACCAGCTGTTGATACCATACCGTAAAATGGACTCTATTGTTGCTctgtaaaaaatattattataaatattattatatatttttacatacACCAGTTGAACGTGAGATAGACAGACTGATTGGCTCAGCATCGGCAGCAATGCAGGCATTGTGCTGGACcgttgtggtgaagagggagctaaGTCTGAAAGCCAAGCTCTGAATTTAACGGTCTATCTTAATTTTTACCCATACCTATGGTCATTAGCTATcggtagtgaccgaaagaataaGATCGCAGATACAAGTGGCCAAAATCAGCTTTCTCTGGaaggtggctgggctcagctcTTAGCCTGGAGAGAAGGAAGTCTGGTCCGACTTACTAAATGCGACCATTTGTTCTACTGTGGAGAAGCCTAAGTGTCTCCTATGATAAATTTCTATCATCATCTATGATGTTACAGTGGTTATATTGAAACATCAGAAGGCATGAAAGATGATGTAGCAGCATAttcatttaattatattttaccACACAGTTACAGTTCATAGTAATATTGCATTAAAAACACTCGATGTCCTTCTTTGGGATCAATTATGGGAGTTACATAAAAAGATGAATGTTAAGGGGGATTTTGTCATGGCTATTTTTAACAGTAGGGGCTCACATTGGGACCTAACGTGTTGTTTTGTACCAAGACATCTGTGCAAATAAATGGATTGTACGGTAGAACATGTTCAGCAGGGGATTCATGTGGCACCATTCATTTTGAGGTTTTTTCCCTGAAACTGCAGTGTTGTGTGATCAGATAGTGTACTGAAGAGCAGGAAAAGTTGGAAAACGGGTGTATGCATTGGTATAATATATTCAAGACAAACTACTGTCATGCCAAGTAAAAAGTAATCCTGTATTGTTTAGTGGTGTTAGGGTTATGTATTGAGTTtatgtattgttgtgtttttgaacaaaTCAGTGTCCCTTACACAGTGTTTTATGACTTTGTAGCACCTTTTCCCATGATTGCTTTCTTTGTGTTCCTTTCTGGTCTCAGTAGGATTATGTAACATTTGGGTCCAAACAGTGCCACCAACAGACCAAAACTGGAGGAAAGAATGGCAAATACCTCTACTGCATCTGCATATTTCCCTGGTGAGTTGACATATGCAGGGACAAAGGCAACCCACACAGCACCAAAAATAAGCATACTGAAAGTGATGAGTTTGGCCTCATTGAAGTTGTCAGGGAGATTCCTTGCCAGAAATGCAAGCAGGAAGCTGAGGATTGCCAGCAAGCCAATATAACCAAGTAATACTGCAAACCCAACTGTAGACCCCACTACACACTCATAAACTATTTTGTCATTGTGATAAAGAGTGTTTTTATGAGGTGTCGGCGAGGAAGTCACAAGCCAAGCAATGCAAATTGCTGCTTGAACAGATGTTAGAACCAGGACTGTCCCCCTCTGTTGCATGGCACCAAACCACTTGAGAACAGCCCCACTTCCTGGCTTGGAGGCCTTGAACACAGCAAGAACCACCATAGTTTTCACCAGAATACATGAGACACAAAGCACAAAGACAATCCCAAATCCTGCATGTCTCAACTGGCACGTCCATAGTCTGGGGCGGCCGATAAACAGCAGTGAACACAGGAAACATAGTTTAAGTGACACTAGGAGGAGGAAACTCAGTTCGGAATTGTTGGCTCGAACCATGGGTGTGCTGCGatgatggatgaagattatCAGGACGACAGCACAGAGAAATGTGCCCAGCAACGATGTGGTTGTCAAGCAGATACCCAAAGGCTCATGATAAGAGAGAAACTCGGTTTTCTTAGGAACACAGTGGTCATGCCGGTCGTTTGACCAATAGTCCTCTGGACAACTGATGCATTCCATAGAGTCTAGGGAAACAAGTGAGTTATTGTCCTTCATATTCaacatgtctttaaaatatTGAACATAAACACCAACCAGTCTCATTGCTGATTTTTCCCTCAGAACAAGGAACACAGTCGAAACAGCACTCAGGCTCCCCTTTCTTTCTTGCCATGCGAGTACCTGGAGCACAGCTCTCACTGCATACTGAGCGAGGTGGCTgtatggggggaaaaaaatctttaattctACAAGACTGCTATAGTGACTTTCAATAGGCCTAAAAGGGAAaggttttagaaaaataaacagacaacaGAAATTACCTCTTTAGGTTTAAAGTTccagaatattttattttcatcaattgTGAGTTCTTCTCCTTTGGAGAGTGACCTCTTAACCTCTCCCACACCATGAACTTTAGTTCTGCCATCAGGGAGCCACTGCCAGTTCATGATATCATAGATTGGCAAGGCATCaccattttcattaaatgaaacattatCACCAAATGACGTGGTGAAGTTGACCTTCTGTAAATAATGAACAAGCTACAAATgggaaaagacaaagaaacttGTTTCTGCATCCCCTATTAAAATACatattaaataataaagaaaagaaagaaataaagttttaaaattcTATATGTATTTCTTAGTGTTCGGATGTCAGGCATAATTCTTTACcattagtatttttttaacatcaactTTCTGTGATTTAAATCCCCAAATTTGTAGTAGATTATAATTCAGTGAAGGTTTTATGAATACTAAATTTGTATCACACCTGCCATGGCTCCATTCTTTGTAAACTGGCACAGCCGTCCCCACTGAAAGGCCCTGTTCCTGGCACACAGCGCAGCATATCATCCAGGGCATATGCCAGAGCATACACAGCCTTGTACACATTGTACTCTGGCCTGAGCTCTGACGTATCCAATAACTCTGTCCCTGCACTCTCTAGATCTTCCTGCCCAGTGCATAATTCTCCCTCCGCTTCAATCCAACTTGCCGGAGCGGGTGCAAATGCACACTGAAATGTGTACTCCCAGAAATGCTTCACCtgagaaagaaaatactttttatttttacatgaaatgaaCTCGAAATTTGAGTGCTGAAACAAGGAAAAGGGTCATTACTAAGCTATTTCCatagctgttgttgtagttttggTCAGGACGTATTTGTAGGAGGAATTCCCTGAGACCTGGTATTTCTCCTCGACGGATGGCGATTCCCAGTGTGCCATCCAAGTAAGGCATGAGATGCGGGGTCTGGAGCACAGTGGATGCTGTCCAGGCTTCACTTGCCATCCACTGCCGGCCGGTCACATTTTGCCTCACAACCTTAAAATTTCACCATAGTGAAAATGATAATTCACATTGACATACAACTGAGTATTATGCAAGTAAATGAGCATTTAGATTTTAGTTTAATCATATCATCAAGCAAATATGTAATACTTCTTACCTCTTCCATAAGATGAATCATGTGAATCTCATGTGCAAAAACAATGACCACACGGGCTGTAGATGTTTTAATCAAATTCACAATCCTTCTAAGTTCTGTTGGGTCATTGCCCCAGGGCAGAATCTCTGTGTAGGCCAGACAACCTTGACCAGACTGTGCCAAGTCTGACTGGAAGGAGCGGGCAGCATGAAGTCCATAGTCATCATCACTGACCAGAAGGCCTACCCAATTCCAGCTGAAGTGGTTTAGAATCTGGATCATAGCACGCACCTGATTATATTGATAGAATAATGgaatttatatacagtatatagttcAGTTCTtggcataaaaacaaaaagatagaTGCTTCATAAAATCCACATAAATTtactaaatacacaaaaaagcCCTTATGCAATGCAAGTAAATATGTACCAAAGTCTGTGCTTTGCTGATTCAATGTACCTGGAAAGTATCACTTGGAATTGTTCTAAAGAAGGATGGAAAGCGTTTTCGATCACTCAGGCAGGGACATGTGGCAAAGTAACTCACCTGTGAATGAAAAGTGAATGCACAAgggattttcattttcatgtagACTAGTCAATAATTAAAGACACTAAATCTGAAATTTTCTTGAAATAGAGCACATGAAAATATCCTCAGTTGGCACgttgaaaaagagagaatataTCAAACTTACAATGGGCAATTGGAATAAACCTATCACATCAGACGTGGCAATAGTAAAAGTTGAATATGAATCACCAACAATCCCCAAGACTGGATTGGACCCCACACAGGTCTCATCCAAAAGAATCTGCTCCTCTTGACCACTGGCCAGTGACAGAGAAGCACGAAATGCTATTCCAAGTGTGGCACAGTTGTCATAAAGACTGTATCCCAGAGTAACATTAGGTAGCAGGTTGGGGTTTTTGTTGATCTCATTTATAGCAAATGCCATGGTTTGAGCATGCCTGAATCCTAGAATATCAAAGCTAACACACAGAATGGCACCATTAACAAAAAGCAAATTATACATatccctcatcatcatcatccgtGCATGAGAACCTGGTAAAACATACACCAAACAGGCAGGCATTTGTTACTTTCAACCATCTGTAAACCTTGGTAAAAAAattaatgaacacattttaacacactTTATATTCATACTTTATACATGTCATTTATTGAGCAGTTCCTTTAACATCACATCTCACCTAAATACATAGGTTATAGAAGAATAAATGAAACAATTACATGATGTGAATTTGTACAACTCACCCTTGGCACCTCGGCTGATTAGGCTCAGAGGTGAAGGAAAGCTCAGGAAAGATGGATGAGTAGTGGACCTCAAACAGTCCACCAAGAACAACATCGCCCTCCATGTGCATACCAATGAGATTAAATTTTTTCCGTAATTTACAAAGTGGGGAAAAAGAGTGAATTACAggtagaaagaaagaagaagagaacatCAAAACCAATGGGAGTATGTTAGCAAATGCACCCATAGCTTGTCTCCTCCTTCGACCAGTTTTCTATCCGTTTGCACATCACTTTATTTTATACATGGAACTATGTCATCCCCTTTCATTTAACGTCaccatttgtttaatttgtcaaaCCAACCAGTTTTGCAGGATGTTGTAGAGGGAGGACCAATGTCAAattttgtttatatata
Coding sequences within it:
- the LOC109985791 gene encoding extracellular calcium-sensing receptor-like, whose translation is MHMEGDVVLGGLFEVHYSSIFPELSFTSEPNQPRCQGFDILGFRHAQTMAFAINEINKNPNLLPNVTLGYSLYDNCATLGIAFRASLSLASGQEEQILLDETCVGSNPVLGIVGDSYSTFTIATSDVIGLFQLPIVSYFATCPCLSDRKRFPSFFRTIPSDTFQVRAMIQILNHFSWNWVGLLVSDDDYGLHAARSFQSDLAQSGQGCLAYTEILPWGNDPTELRRIVNLIKTSTARVVIVFAHEIHMIHLMEEVVRQNVTGRQWMASEAWTASTVLQTPHLMPYLDGTLGIAIRRGEIPGLREFLLQIRPDQNYNNSYGNSLVKHFWEYTFQCAFAPAPASWIEAEGELCTGQEDLESAGTELLDTSELRPEYNVYKAVYALAYALDDMLRCVPGTGPFSGDGCASLQRMEPWQLVHYLQKVNFTTSFGDNVSFNENGDALPIYDIMNWQWLPDGRTKVHGVGEVKRSLSKGEELTIDENKIFWNFKPKEPPRSVCSESCAPGTRMARKKGEPECCFDCVPCSEGKISNETDSMECISCPEDYWSNDRHDHCVPKKTEFLSYHEPLGICLTTTSLLGTFLCAVVLIIFIHHRSTPMVRANNSELSFLLLVSLKLCFLCSLLFIGRPRLWTCQLRHAGFGIVFVLCVSCILVKTMVVLAVFKASKPGSGAVLKWFGAMQQRGTVLVLTSVQAAICIAWLVTSSPTPHKNTLYHNDKIVYECVVGSTVGFAVLLGYIGLLAILSFLLAFLARNLPDNFNEAKLITFSMLIFGAVWVAFVPAYVNSPGKYADAVEVFAILSSSFGLLVALFGPKCYIILLRPERNTKKAIMGKGATKS